The Penaeus chinensis breed Huanghai No. 1 chromosome 21, ASM1920278v2, whole genome shotgun sequence genome has a window encoding:
- the LOC125036467 gene encoding polyglutamylase complex subunit TTLL1-like — MDKSVLANNFEKRGWIQVNPDDEWNFYWAGAQTCRSLFSVDSGYRMNDNQMINHFPTHYELTRKDLMVKNVKRYRRELEREGSPLERRYIHLDFLPTTFMLPADYNLFVEEFRRNPNTTWILKPAGRSQGVGIFLVNKLAQIKKWSRDTKSSFNPALVKDTYVISRYIENPLLIGGKKFDLRIYILVTSYRPLKAYMYKLGFCRFCTVRYDTSGQELDNMFVHLTNVSIQKHGEEYNNVHGGKWPMRTLRLYLEGTRGKTSTDKLFTDITWLVVHSLRAVAPIMASDRHCFECYGYDIIIDDQLKPWMIEVNASPSMTSTTANDRILKYKLVDDLINIVLPPDGIPNVHWNKVPTPDKYGDFELLIDEELYQNSDHSSSHRGGRQSDRHSAPRWK; from the exons ATGGATAAGTCCGTGCTTGCAAATAATTTCGAGAAAAGAGGGTGGATACAAGTAAATCCAGACGACGAATGGAATTTCTATTG GGCAGGTGCGCAAACGTGTCGCTCGCTCTTCAGTGTTGACAGTGGCTACAGGATGAATGACAATCA GATGATCAACCACTTCCCGACGCACTACGAACTCACTCGGAAGGATCTTATGGTGAAGAATGTGAAGAGATACCGTCGGGAATTGGAGCGCGAAGGATCACCTTTG GAGC GCCGTTACATACATCTGGACTTCCTGCCAACAACATTCATGCTTCCTGCGGATTACAATCTTTTCGTCGAGGAATTTCGCCGAAATCCCAACACCACTTGGATCCTCAAGCCTGCCGGTCGTTCTCAAGGCGTAG GCATTTTTTTGGTGAACAAACTGGCTCAGATAAAAAAGTGGTCGCGGGATACCAAGAGTTCATTTAACCCTGCGCTCGTCAAGGATACCTATGTAATCTCCAGATACATTGAAAATCCGCTCCTCATTGGTGGGAAAAAATTTGACTTGAGAAT ATACATTCTGGTGACGTCCTACCGACCACTGAAAGCATACATGTACAAGCTAGGATTCTGCAGGTTTTGCACTGTTCGCTATGACACGTCAGGACAGGAGCTTGACAACATGTTCGTCCACCTCACAAATGTCTCCATTCAGAAACATggg GAAGAGTACAATAACGTCCACGGGGGAAAGTGGCCTATGAGAACCCTCCGTCTCTACCTGGAAGGAACTCGAGGCAAGACAAGCACAGACAAGCTCTTCACAGACATCACGTGGCTGGTGGTTCACTCCCTCAGGGCTGTTGCTCCTATCATGGCTTCAGACAGACACTGCTTCGAGTGCTATGGTTATGACATCATCATCGACGATCAGCTGAAGCCGTGGATGATCGAG GTCAACGCCTCCCCCTCGATGACCTCCACCACAGCCAACGACAGAATACTCAAGTACAAGCTGGTGGATGATCTTATTAACATTGTTCTACCACCAGACGGGATACCCAA CGTCCACTGGAACAAAGTCCCGACTCCGGACAAGTACGGCGACTTCGAACTGCTGATCGACGAGGAGCTGTACCAGAACAGCGACCACTCGTCCAGCCACCGCGGAGGCCGTCAGTCCGACCGCCACTCCGCCCCTCGGTGGAAATAG